A single window of Malus sylvestris chromosome 5, drMalSylv7.2, whole genome shotgun sequence DNA harbors:
- the LOC126622396 gene encoding uncharacterized protein LOC126622396 translates to MSYFTVVCLIELQFLPYAHEVIPRGYSEQRVLKEGMFEDLSLANKQLRFVLRFLMVCFLLNRREMVWQLLNQLRVLVDECKRTFQPWVMKRETVIGKKNCHQILTEVGQRNLFVPSKLFSKINYELYVEHGECSVIISFRSFNSLGNFQI, encoded by the exons ATGAGTTACTTTACAGTGGTCTGTCTCATTGAGTTGCAGTTTCTTCCTTATGCACACGAGGTAATTCCACGAGGTTATTCTGAGCAGAGAGTACTCAAGGAGGGCATGTTTGAGGACCTGAGCTTGGCCAACAAGCAGCTCCGGTTTGTTTTGAGATTTTTAATGGTGTGCTTTCTCTTGAATCGGCGAGAGATGGTCTGGCAGCTGCTCAATCAGCTCAGAGTCTTGGTTGATGAGTGCAAGAGGACCTTCCAG CCATGGGTAATGAAAAGGGAAACAGTTATTGGAAAAAAGAATTGCCACCAAATTTTGACAGAAGTGGGACAGAGGAATTTATTCGTGCCAAGTAAGttattttctaaaattaatTATGAGCTTTATGTAGAACATGGAGAATGTTCAGTTATTATTTCCTTCCGCTCTTTTAACTCTCTTGGGAACTTTCAGATATGA
- the LOC126622395 gene encoding obg-like ATPase 1, whose product MPPKSAKSKEAPAERPILGRFSSHLKIGIVGLPNVGKSTLFNTLTKLSIPAENFPFCTIEPNEARVNVPDERFDWLCQLYKPKSEVSAFLEIHDIAGLVRGAHEGQGLGNSFLSHIRAVDGIFHVLRAFEDPDIIHVDDTVDPVRDLEIISAELRLKDIEFIERRTEDLEKSMKRSNEKALKIEHELCQKIKAWLEDGKDVRLGEWKAAEVEILNPFQLLTAKPVVYLVNMNEKDYQRKKNKFLPKIHAWVQEHGAEPIIPFSCALERNLADLPPEEAAKYCEQNNVQSALTKIIKTGFSAINLIYFFTAGPDEVKCWQIRRQTKAPQAAGAIHTDFERGFICAEVMKFDDLKELGSEPAVKAAGKYRQEGKTYVVQDADVIFFKFNVSGGGKK is encoded by the exons ATGCCTCCGAAATCTGCAAAATCCAAGGAAGCACCTGCCGAGCGACCCATCCTCGGCCGATTCTCTTCTCACCTCAAGATTGGCATT GTTGGATTGCCGAATGTTGGAAAATCTACTCTGTTTAACACTCTCACAAAGTTGTCCATACCTGCCGAGAACTTCCCTTTCTGCACAATTGAACCCAATGAAGCCCGTGTTAATGTTCCCGATGAGCGATTTGACTGGCTTTGCCAGTTATACAAGCCGAAAAGCGAG GTCTCAGCTTTTCTGGAAATCCATGATATTGCCGGACTTGTTCGGGGTGCCCATGAAGGACAAGGGTTGGGCAACAGTTTCTTATCCCATATCCGTGCAGTTGATGGCATTTTTCACGTTCTGC GTGCATTTGAAGATCCGGATATCATCCATGTTGATGATACTGTGGATCCTGTGAGGGATTTGGAGATTATCAGTGCAGAATTGCGCCTAAAG GACATTGAATTCATTGAGAGGAGGACAGAAGATCTTGAAAAGAGCATGAAGAGGAGCAATGAGAAGGCATTAAAGATTGAGCATGAGTTGTGCCAAAAG ATCAAGGCATGGCTTGAGGATGGGAAAGATGTCCGTCTAGGGGAGTGGAAAGCTGCTGAAGTTGAGATCCTGAATCCCTTTCAATTGCTAACAGCCAAGCCTGTTGTTTACTTG GTTAACATGAATGAGAAAGATTACCAGAGGAAAAAGAACAAGTTCTTGCCAAAGATCCATGCGTG GGTGCAGGAACATGGAGCTGAACCAATTATTCCATTCAGCTGTGCATTAGAAAGGAATCTCGCTGATTTGCCACCTGAAGAAGCAGCAAAGTATTGTGAGCAGAACAACGTGCAAAG TGCCCTTACCAAGATCATAAAAACTGGATTTTCAGCGATTAATCTGATATACTTTTTCACCGCTGGACCTGATGAG GTGAAGTGCTGGCAAATTAGGCGGCAGACGAAAGCTCCTCAAGCTGCAGGGGCCATCCATACTGATTTCGAGAGAGGGTTCATTTGTGCTGAG GTCATGAAATTTGATGATCTGAAGGAACTCGGAAGTGAGCCAGCTGTTAAG GCTGCTGGTAAGTACAGACAGGAGGGGAAGACATACGTGGTCCAAGATGCAGATGTCATATTCTTCAAGTTTAATGTTTCTGGGGGCGGGAAGAAGTGA
- the LOC126623203 gene encoding GDP-L-galactose phosphorylase 2-like isoform X1, which translates to MVTVKQLQDGDFLSQCSPFSVQGIKIPLYRFGSNSILDDGCAGRISCVLEGEEEESVLDSIVLAQWEDRMWKGLFRYDVTASEIKVVRGRKKFIAQFNEGWSRDFMPRMGKNISFCQEDMFKFSWMERQEELLFSVASGEKSNAELVLSAAVPDCALLIAINASPVEYGHVFLVPHGSKIIHQFLDKRSLELILHVAVEINNCSFRLFYDYSPSAPRMYFQACYLQIPLPVEFMRFDTIFGAGKEGMSISSVADYPIKTLVLESNHFKTMMEVLAEICLCLQEKLIPYNLLISDHGKRIFLFFQLQTSTNSILSAWECGGYFLFKSRSEFDQATEEALLKQLGTVSPDDEGFQAVKLLCCSIASKFAS; encoded by the exons atggttacggttaagcAGCTTCAAGATGGTGACTTTTTATCACAATGCTCTCCATTTTCTGTGCAAG GTATAAAAATCCCCTTGTACCGCTTCGGTAGCAATTCGATATTGGATGATGGTTGTGCTGGACGCATTTCGTGCGTGctagaaggagaagaagaagagagtgtATTAGATTCTATTGTTCTTGCTCAG TGGGAAGATCGAATGTGGAAAGGTCTATTCAGATACGATGTGACAGCATCTGAAATTAAG GTCGTTCGTGGCAGGAAGAAGTTCATTGCTCAGTTTAACGAAGGATGGAGTAGGGATTTTATGCCAAGGATGGGCAAGAACATAAGTTTCTGCCAAGAAGATATGTTCAAGTTTAGTTGGATGGAACGGCAGGAGGAGTTACTCTTTTCTGTTGCAAGTGGTGAAAAGTCGAACGCTGAGCTTGTTCTTTCAGCTGCTGTGCCTGATTGTGCCTTACTTATTGCTATCAAT GCATCCCCTGTGGAATATGGTCATGTCTTCTTGGTACCACATGGCTCTAAAATTATTCACCAGTTCCTGGATAAAAGATCATTGGAACTTATACTGCACGTTGCTGTTGAAATAAATAATTGCTCTTTTCGCCTATTCTATGACTATTCACCTAGTGCTCCTCGTATGTATTTCCAG GCCTGCTACCTTCAAATCCCTTTACCTGTCGAGTTCATGCGTTTTGATACAATTTTTGGTGCTGGGAAAGAGGGAATGTCTATCTCTTCTGTTGCAGATTACCCCATTAAGACCCTTGTATTAGAGAGCAACCACTTCAAGACAATGATGGAGGTTCTTGCTGAGATCTGTTTGTGTTTACAGGAAAAGCTCATTCCATATAATCTGCTGATATCTGACCATGGCAAAAGGATATTCTTATTTTTTCAG CTACAAACATCAACGAACTCTATCCTTTCTGCTTGGGAGTGTGGGGGATACTTCTTGTTTAAATCAAGATCTGAATTTGATCAAGCTACTGAGGAAGCTCTGCTAAAACAGCTAGGTACAGTCTCCCCTGACGACGAAGGTTTCCAAGCAGTGAAGCTGCTCTGTTGCAGCATTGCGAGCAAGTTTGCTTCTTGA
- the LOC126623203 gene encoding GDP-L-galactose phosphorylase 1-like isoform X2 translates to MVTVKQLQDGDFLSQCSPFSVQGIKIPLYRFGSNSILDDGCAGRISCVLEGEEEESVLDSIVLAQWEDRMWKGLFRYDVTASEIKVVRGRKKFIAQFNEGWSRDFMPRMGKNISFCQEDMFKFSWMERQEELLFSVASGEKSNAELVLSAAVPDCALLIAINACYLQIPLPVEFMRFDTIFGAGKEGMSISSVADYPIKTLVLESNHFKTMMEVLAEICLCLQEKLIPYNLLISDHGKRIFLFFQLQTSTNSILSAWECGGYFLFKSRSEFDQATEEALLKQLGTVSPDDEGFQAVKLLCCSIASKFAS, encoded by the exons atggttacggttaagcAGCTTCAAGATGGTGACTTTTTATCACAATGCTCTCCATTTTCTGTGCAAG GTATAAAAATCCCCTTGTACCGCTTCGGTAGCAATTCGATATTGGATGATGGTTGTGCTGGACGCATTTCGTGCGTGctagaaggagaagaagaagagagtgtATTAGATTCTATTGTTCTTGCTCAG TGGGAAGATCGAATGTGGAAAGGTCTATTCAGATACGATGTGACAGCATCTGAAATTAAG GTCGTTCGTGGCAGGAAGAAGTTCATTGCTCAGTTTAACGAAGGATGGAGTAGGGATTTTATGCCAAGGATGGGCAAGAACATAAGTTTCTGCCAAGAAGATATGTTCAAGTTTAGTTGGATGGAACGGCAGGAGGAGTTACTCTTTTCTGTTGCAAGTGGTGAAAAGTCGAACGCTGAGCTTGTTCTTTCAGCTGCTGTGCCTGATTGTGCCTTACTTATTGCTATCAAT GCCTGCTACCTTCAAATCCCTTTACCTGTCGAGTTCATGCGTTTTGATACAATTTTTGGTGCTGGGAAAGAGGGAATGTCTATCTCTTCTGTTGCAGATTACCCCATTAAGACCCTTGTATTAGAGAGCAACCACTTCAAGACAATGATGGAGGTTCTTGCTGAGATCTGTTTGTGTTTACAGGAAAAGCTCATTCCATATAATCTGCTGATATCTGACCATGGCAAAAGGATATTCTTATTTTTTCAG CTACAAACATCAACGAACTCTATCCTTTCTGCTTGGGAGTGTGGGGGATACTTCTTGTTTAAATCAAGATCTGAATTTGATCAAGCTACTGAGGAAGCTCTGCTAAAACAGCTAGGTACAGTCTCCCCTGACGACGAAGGTTTCCAAGCAGTGAAGCTGCTCTGTTGCAGCATTGCGAGCAAGTTTGCTTCTTGA
- the LOC126623202 gene encoding probable receptor-like protein kinase At1g30570 has product MALLGREIFGLLFPVIFCAFAQSKSLLINCGTNSSITVSGRKWVGDLAPNNSITLSSPANAASTAPSSVDSTASAPLYATARIFDGGLNYTFPGSRGNYFVRLHFCPFPFDNYNVNESRFGVVANGLKLMSEFSVLGEISRKNAYLLSSGSNVTSFLVKEYILAIKEDVLVFEFIPVKGSFGFVNAIEIVPAMDTLFAGSVSKVGGNGANQNISWQGIETMYRLNVGGSEIDPGQDADLWRTWELDFSYMITANAGLEISNSSNITYSSANDTSVAPILVYETARTMSNTEVLEKRFNMSWKFEVDPDFDYLVRLHFCELTFDKANQRIFRIYINNRTAADNFNVFARAGGKNKAYHQDFFDVVSPKVDTLWIQLGPDTAAGAAGTDALLNGLEIFKLSRNGNLGYVEKYDSGVTSPRGSKTRILWVGVGAGIASVAILAIVLFCFCNRRRGKSRDTKNTPAGWRPLFLNGSILNSSVNAKGAGSQNPYSSVASIRAGKRFMLPEIRAATNNFDESLVIGLGGFGKVYKGETDVGTFVAIKRANPQSQQGLAEFETEIEMLSKLRHRHLVSLIGFCEEKNEMILVYEYMGNGTLRSHLFGSDLPPLTFKQRVEGCIGAARGLHYLHTGADRGIIHRDVKTTNILLDENFVAKMSDFGLSKTGPALDHTHVSTAVKGSFGYLDPEYYRRQQLTEKSDVYSFGVVLFEAVCARPVINPTLPKDQINLAEWAMKWQRKRSLESIIDRRLEGNYCPEALKKFGEIAEKCLADEGKSRPTMGEVLWHLEYILQLHEAWMRSNAGHNSFTSSQAFGGEAEEGEGPPSLDEETGCSGKSTARKSTESAGDERHDN; this is encoded by the coding sequence ATGGCTCTTCTGGGTAGGGAGATTTTTGGGCTGCTTTTTCCGGTGATTTTCTGTGCATTTGCTCAGTCTAAATCTCTTCTGATAAATTGTGGCACGAATTCAAGCATTACTGTGAGTGGTAGGAAATGGGTTGGTGACTTGGCCCCCAACAACAGCATCACTCTCAGCTCCCCTGCCAATGCTGCATCCACAGCTCCCTCAAGTGTTGATTCAACAGCATCCGCGCCGCTGTATGCGACCGCTCGAATTTTCGATGGTGGCTTGAACTACACGTTCCCAGGTAGTAGAGGGAACTACTTTGTTAGGCTCCATTTCTGTCCTTTTCCATTTGATAATTACAATGTGAATGAATCTAGATTTGGAGTTGTGGCAAATGGTCTTAAGTTGATGTCGGAATTCAGCGTTTTGGGTGAGATATCGCGGAAAAATGCGTACTTGTTGAGTTCAGGGAGCAATGTaacttctttcttggttaagGAGTACATTTTGGCCATCAAAGAGGATGTGCTTGTTTTTGAGTTCATCCCGGTAAAGGGTTCATTTGGATTCGTAAATGCGATTGAAATTGTTCCGGCTATGGATACACTCTTTGCAGGATCAGTTAGTAAAGTGGGTGGAAATGGTGCAAATCAGAATATAAGTTGGCAAGGGATTGAGACTATGTATAGGTTGAATGTTGGGGGTTCGGAAATTGATCCCGGTCAGGATGCAGATCTTTGGAGAACATGGGAACTGGATTTTAGCTACATGATCACAGCAAATGCCGGGTTGGAAATAAGTAACAGTTCCAACATTACCTATTCGTCTGCGAATGATACCTCGGTGGCTCCAATTCTTGTGTATGAAACCGCAAGAACTATGTCCAACACTGAAGTATTGGAGAAAAGGTTCAACATGTCGTGGAAGTTTGAGGTGGATCCTGATTTCGATTATTTAGTTCGACTGCATTTCTGTGAGCTGACTTTTGACAAAGCAAACCAGAGGATCTTCAGAATCTACATAAACAACAGGACTGCAGCAgataatttcaatgtttttgccCGTGCGGGGGGCAAGAACAAAGCGTATCATCAGGACTTTTTCGATGTGGTGTCTCCGAAAGTTGACACACTATGGATTCAATTGGGTCCTGACACAGCAGCTGGGGCAGCAGGAACTGATGCTCTCTTGAATGGCTTGGAGATTTTCAAGCTCAGTAGAAATGGGAATCTCGGTTatgttgagaagtatgattcaGGTGTTACTTCACCACGGGGTTCAAAAACTCGAATTCTTTGGGTGGGAGTTGGAGCAGGTATAGCTTCTGTTGCCATTCTTGCCATTGTCCTTTTCTGTTTCTGCAATAGACGGAGAGGAAAATCACGTGACACGAAAAACACCCCCGCTGGGTGGAGGCCGTTATTCCTTAATGGCTCCATTTTAAACAGCAGTGTCAATGCCAAGGGAGCAGGAAGCCAGAATCCATATAGTTCTGTGGCCTCTATCAGAGCTGGCAAGCGGTTCATGCTACCAGAGATTCGTGCAGCAACGAATAATTTTGATGAAAGTTTAGTAATTGGACTTGGAGGCTTTGGTAAGGTGTACAAAGGGGAGACTGATGTTGGCACTTTCGTAGCAATCAAGCGAGCCAACCCCCAATCTCAGCAAGGACTGGCTGAGTTTGAGACGGAGATTGAGATGCTCTCCAAGCTCAGGCATAGACACTTGGTGTCATTGATTGGATTctgtgaagaaaaaaatgagatgATCTTGGTTTACGAATACATGGGAAATGGGACCCTTAGAAGCCATCTCTTTGGGAGTGATCTCCCACCGCTAACTTTTAAGCAACGAGTAGAAGGGTGCATTGGTGCTGCTCGAGGACTCCATTACCTTCATACTGGAGCAGATAGGGGGATAATCCACAGGGATGTCAAGACAACCAACATACTGCTAGATGAAAATTTTGTTGCGAAAATGTCCGACTTTGGATTGTCTAAAACTGGCCCAGCTTTGGACCACACCCATGTTAGTACTGCAGTTAAAGGAAGCTTCGGATATCTGGACCCTGAATATTATCGACGACAGCAGTTGACAGAGAAATCTGATGTCTACTCGTTTGGCGTGGTGCTGTTTGAAGCTGTTTGTGCTAGGCCAGTCATAAACCCAACCTTGCCAAAAGATCAGATCAATCTCGCAGAATGGGCAATGAAGTGGCAACGAAAGAGATCACTCGAGTCCATCATTGACCGTCGTCTTGAAGGAAACTATTGTCCCGAGGCACTGAAGAAGTTTGGGGAGATAGCGGAGAAATGTCTCGCTGACGAGGGGAAGAGCCGGCCAACAATGGGGGAAGTTCTGTGGCACTTGGAGTATATCTTGCAACTCCACGAAGCTTGGATGCGTAGCAATGCTGGACACAATTCTTTTACAAGTAGTCAGGCTTTTGGGGGAGAAGCAGAAGAGGGCGAAGGACCTCCGAGTTTAGACGAAGAGACAGGTTGCAGCGGAAAGTCGACCGCTAGAAAATCCACTGAATCTGCAGGAGATGAGAGGCATGACAACTGA